One genomic region from Cellulomonas hominis encodes:
- a CDS encoding DEAD/DEAH box helicase, whose product MPPSWHRGAHDGPRDRDAGVGPARHNGAVTPPPPPDATADVLGRFSGPTQDWFRGAFAEPTAAQAGAWDAVSTGRHALVVAPTGSGKTLAAFLWALDRIVAEPAPEDADPVERCRVLYVSPLKALATDVERNLRSPLVGVRQAATRRGVTLPEVRVGVRTGDTPPNERRAFATKPPDILITTPESLFLVLTSGARAGLSGVRTVILDEIHAVAGTKRGAHLAVSLERLDALLDRPGGPGPAQRVGLSATVTPVDRVAAFLAGGRAPADGGREVVVVQPPSSKEIRVDVVVPVPDLTDLGAPLPDDGSRHPAPPDGVAPLAPGERDLTGQAAAEGGTRPSIWPHVEERVVDLVAEHRSTLVFTNSRRGAERLTARMNEVWAERRGEDVPDPGELWAAQVTAQSGTAVGVDTRDARNVLARAHHGSMSRAERTRTESELKAGRLPAVVATSSLELGIDMGAVDLVVQVGAPPSAASGLQRIGRAGHQVGAVSHGVVFPTFRGDLVPAAVTALRMRAGQIEPVAVPQNPLDVLAQQVVAMVATEDWTVAELAAVVRRAAPFATLGDATLRAVLDMLAGRYPSEEFGELRPRVVWDRATDVLTARPGALRLAVTSGGTIPDRGLYGVFLASGAETADVPVDPERSGGRTRGGKRVGELDEEMVYESRVGDTFTLGSSTWRIEDITPDRVLVTPAPGVPGRLPFWKGDSQGRPASLGRAMGAWAREVADLPDAAARDRVREAGLDDWAADNLLGYLREQRAATGALPSDVTVVVERFRDELGDWRVVVHSPFGARVHAPWALVLGARLRERFGVDAAAMHADDGIVLRLPDMLAAASDPVGDLLGWSAPDAWSTDGTAASAPGGLADPVPVDAADLLIEPDEVAEAVRAELGGSAMFGARFREAAARALLLPRRRPDRRQPLWQQRQRSAQLLSVASRYPEFPILLEAVRECLQDDFDIDALVELMRDVSAGRVRVVEVTTARPSPFAQSLLFGYTAQFLYDGDAPLAERRAAALTLDPTLLDELLGGGGGSQVADLLDPDAVLRTEAELMGTDPDRQARTAEQVADVLRRHGPLPLAGVEARTREDVRGEVAGWLADLEHARRLIRVRISGVPAERAEQWAAVEDAGRLRDALGVALPVGVPEVFTEVLPDPLGDLLRRHARTHGPFTAAHAAARFGLGTAVVQSALRPLERAGVVVQGRLRPDALGGVGDEYCDADVLRTLRRRSLAALRSEVEPVPQVALGRFLPAWQHATGRPGPGALRGVDGLARAVEQLAGAVLPASALETLVLPARVPDYSPALLDELTAAGEVLWAGHGTLPGKDGLVSLHLAATADLTLPLVPAPGAEVTPAEHLGTPLHRALVDALRGGGAYFLGALGSRAAEGLETPPSQAALVDALWDLVWAGLVTNDGLAPLRARLAGGRTTHRTSSTSGPSPRARALTMGRYGGRPSLRGSGLGLRGGGLGGGVPGPGLATAGGEAGGRWSMLPAREPDPTRRGHALAAQLLDRHGVLTRAVAPAEGVAGQFAAVYRVLAALEQAGQVRRGYFVEHLGGSQFALPGAVDQLRADARQLERLAEQSVPADADRSVVLLAATDPANPYGAALGWPVRPDAPTGHRPGRKAGGVVVLVDGTLALYLERGGRTVLSFAEDEQVLRLATDRLAEAVRDGRLGRVTLVRGDGEELLHTTGTALGRALAAAGFAPTPRGLRLRGVR is encoded by the coding sequence ATGCCGCCATCCTGGCACCGGGGAGCGCACGACGGGCCGCGGGACCGGGACGCGGGTGTCGGACCCGCGCGACACAATGGCGCGGTGACGCCACCCCCGCCCCCGGACGCGACCGCCGACGTGCTCGGCCGGTTCTCCGGCCCGACGCAGGACTGGTTCCGCGGCGCGTTCGCGGAGCCGACGGCTGCGCAGGCGGGTGCGTGGGACGCGGTGTCGACGGGGCGGCACGCGCTGGTCGTGGCGCCGACGGGCTCCGGCAAGACGCTCGCGGCGTTCCTGTGGGCGCTGGACCGGATCGTGGCGGAACCCGCGCCGGAGGACGCCGACCCGGTCGAGCGCTGCCGGGTGCTGTACGTGTCGCCGCTCAAGGCCCTCGCGACCGACGTGGAGCGGAACCTGCGCTCGCCGCTGGTGGGCGTGCGCCAGGCCGCCACGCGGCGCGGGGTGACGCTGCCGGAGGTCCGGGTCGGCGTCCGCACCGGGGACACCCCGCCGAACGAGCGGCGCGCGTTCGCCACGAAGCCGCCGGACATCCTCATCACGACGCCGGAGTCGCTGTTCCTGGTCCTGACCTCGGGCGCCCGCGCGGGGCTGTCGGGGGTGCGGACGGTGATCCTCGACGAGATCCACGCGGTCGCGGGCACCAAGCGCGGCGCGCACCTGGCGGTGTCGCTGGAGCGGCTGGACGCGCTGCTCGACCGGCCGGGCGGCCCGGGTCCGGCGCAGCGCGTCGGGCTGTCGGCGACGGTGACGCCCGTGGACCGGGTGGCGGCGTTCCTCGCGGGCGGACGCGCGCCGGCGGACGGCGGCCGGGAGGTCGTCGTCGTGCAGCCGCCGTCGAGCAAGGAGATCCGGGTCGACGTCGTCGTGCCCGTCCCCGACCTGACGGACCTGGGCGCCCCGCTGCCCGACGACGGCTCGCGACACCCCGCGCCCCCGGACGGCGTCGCCCCGCTGGCCCCCGGGGAGCGCGACCTCACCGGCCAGGCCGCGGCCGAGGGCGGCACCCGCCCGTCGATCTGGCCGCACGTCGAGGAGCGCGTCGTCGACCTGGTCGCCGAGCACCGCTCGACGCTGGTGTTCACCAACTCGCGCCGCGGCGCGGAGCGGCTGACCGCCCGGATGAACGAGGTCTGGGCCGAGCGCCGGGGCGAGGACGTCCCCGACCCGGGCGAGCTGTGGGCCGCGCAGGTGACCGCGCAGTCCGGCACCGCCGTGGGCGTCGACACGCGCGACGCCCGGAACGTCCTGGCCCGCGCGCACCACGGGTCGATGAGCCGGGCGGAGCGCACCCGCACCGAGTCCGAGCTCAAGGCCGGCCGGCTGCCCGCGGTGGTCGCGACGTCGTCCCTGGAGCTCGGCATCGACATGGGCGCGGTCGACCTCGTGGTGCAGGTCGGCGCGCCGCCGTCGGCCGCGTCGGGCCTGCAGCGCATCGGCCGCGCCGGGCACCAGGTCGGGGCGGTGTCGCACGGCGTCGTGTTCCCGACGTTCCGCGGCGACCTCGTGCCCGCGGCGGTCACGGCGCTGCGGATGCGGGCCGGGCAGATCGAGCCGGTCGCCGTGCCGCAGAACCCGCTGGACGTGCTCGCGCAGCAGGTCGTCGCGATGGTCGCCACGGAGGACTGGACGGTCGCCGAGCTGGCCGCCGTCGTCCGCCGGGCGGCACCGTTCGCGACCCTCGGCGACGCGACCCTGCGCGCGGTGCTCGACATGCTGGCCGGCCGGTACCCCAGCGAGGAGTTCGGCGAGCTGCGCCCCCGCGTGGTGTGGGACCGCGCCACCGACGTGCTCACCGCCCGGCCGGGCGCGCTGCGGCTGGCGGTCACGAGCGGCGGCACGATCCCCGACCGCGGCCTGTACGGCGTGTTCCTCGCCTCGGGCGCCGAGACCGCGGACGTGCCGGTCGACCCGGAGCGGTCCGGCGGGCGCACCCGCGGCGGCAAGCGGGTCGGCGAGCTCGACGAGGAGATGGTCTACGAGTCCCGGGTGGGCGACACGTTCACGCTCGGGTCGAGCACCTGGCGGATCGAGGACATCACCCCGGACCGCGTCCTCGTGACGCCGGCCCCGGGCGTGCCCGGGCGGCTGCCGTTCTGGAAGGGCGACTCCCAGGGCCGCCCCGCCTCCCTCGGCCGGGCGATGGGCGCGTGGGCGCGCGAGGTCGCCGACCTGCCCGACGCCGCGGCCCGGGACCGCGTCCGGGAGGCCGGGCTGGACGACTGGGCCGCGGACAACCTGCTCGGCTACCTCCGCGAGCAGCGCGCGGCGACCGGTGCGCTGCCGAGCGACGTCACCGTCGTGGTCGAGCGGTTCCGCGACGAGCTCGGCGACTGGCGCGTCGTCGTGCACTCCCCGTTCGGCGCCCGGGTGCACGCCCCGTGGGCGCTGGTGCTGGGCGCGCGGCTGCGCGAGCGGTTCGGCGTGGACGCGGCCGCGATGCACGCCGACGACGGGATCGTGCTGCGGCTGCCCGACATGCTGGCCGCCGCGAGCGACCCGGTCGGCGACCTGCTCGGCTGGTCCGCACCGGACGCCTGGTCCACCGACGGCACCGCGGCGAGCGCCCCGGGCGGGCTCGCGGACCCGGTGCCCGTCGACGCCGCGGACCTGCTCATCGAGCCCGACGAGGTCGCCGAGGCCGTGCGCGCCGAGCTCGGGGGGTCCGCCATGTTCGGCGCCCGGTTCCGGGAGGCCGCCGCCCGCGCGCTGCTGCTCCCTCGCCGCCGACCGGACCGCCGGCAGCCCCTGTGGCAGCAGCGGCAGCGGTCCGCGCAGCTGCTGAGCGTGGCGTCGCGGTACCCCGAGTTCCCGATCCTGCTCGAGGCCGTGCGGGAGTGCCTGCAGGACGACTTCGACATCGACGCGCTGGTCGAGCTCATGCGGGACGTGTCGGCCGGCCGCGTCCGGGTGGTCGAGGTGACGACCGCCCGGCCGTCGCCGTTCGCCCAGTCGCTGCTGTTCGGGTACACCGCGCAGTTCCTCTACGACGGCGACGCCCCGCTGGCCGAGCGCCGGGCCGCCGCGCTGACCCTGGACCCGACGCTGCTGGACGAGCTGCTCGGCGGGGGCGGCGGGTCCCAGGTGGCGGACCTGCTGGACCCGGACGCCGTGCTGCGCACCGAGGCCGAGCTCATGGGCACCGACCCCGACCGGCAGGCCCGCACCGCGGAGCAGGTCGCGGACGTGCTGCGCCGCCACGGGCCGCTCCCGCTCGCGGGCGTGGAGGCGCGCACCCGCGAGGACGTCCGCGGCGAGGTCGCCGGCTGGCTCGCCGACCTGGAGCACGCGCGGCGGCTGATCCGGGTCCGCATCTCCGGCGTGCCGGCCGAGCGCGCCGAGCAGTGGGCGGCGGTCGAGGACGCGGGCCGGCTCCGGGACGCGCTCGGCGTCGCGCTGCCCGTCGGCGTGCCCGAGGTGTTCACCGAGGTGCTCCCCGACCCGCTCGGCGACCTGCTGCGCCGGCACGCCCGCACGCACGGTCCGTTCACCGCCGCGCACGCCGCGGCGCGGTTCGGGCTCGGCACCGCCGTCGTGCAGTCCGCCCTGCGCCCGCTGGAGCGCGCGGGCGTGGTGGTGCAGGGGCGGCTGCGGCCGGACGCCCTCGGCGGGGTCGGGGACGAGTACTGCGACGCCGACGTGCTGCGCACCCTGCGCCGCCGGTCGCTGGCGGCGCTGCGGTCCGAGGTCGAGCCCGTGCCGCAGGTCGCGCTCGGCCGGTTCCTGCCGGCGTGGCAGCACGCCACCGGACGGCCCGGCCCGGGTGCCCTGCGGGGCGTCGACGGGCTGGCCCGCGCGGTCGAGCAGCTCGCCGGCGCGGTGCTGCCCGCCTCCGCGCTGGAGACCCTCGTGCTCCCGGCCCGGGTGCCGGACTACTCCCCCGCGCTGCTGGACGAGCTCACCGCGGCGGGCGAGGTGCTGTGGGCGGGCCACGGCACGCTGCCCGGGAAGGACGGCCTGGTCAGCCTGCACCTCGCGGCGACGGCCGACCTGACGCTCCCGCTGGTCCCCGCGCCGGGCGCCGAGGTCACGCCCGCGGAGCACCTGGGCACCCCGCTGCACCGGGCGCTCGTGGACGCGCTGCGCGGCGGCGGGGCGTACTTCCTCGGGGCGCTCGGGTCCCGCGCCGCCGAGGGGCTGGAGACGCCGCCGAGCCAGGCCGCGCTGGTCGACGCGCTGTGGGACCTCGTGTGGGCCGGGCTGGTGACCAACGACGGCCTCGCCCCGCTGCGCGCCCGGCTGGCGGGCGGCCGCACCACGCACAGGACGTCGTCCACCTCGGGCCCGTCGCCGCGGGCGCGCGCACTGACCATGGGCCGGTACGGCGGGCGGCCGAGCCTGCGCGGCTCGGGCCTGGGGCTGCGGGGCGGCGGGCTCGGCGGCGGCGTGCCCGGGCCGGGGCTCGCGACCGCCGGCGGCGAGGCGGGCGGCCGGTGGTCGATGCTGCCCGCCCGCGAGCCCGACCCGACCCGGCGGGGCCACGCGCTCGCCGCCCAGCTGCTCGACCGGCACGGCGTGCTGACCCGGGCGGTCGCCCCGGCCGAGGGCGTCGCGGGTCAGTTCGCCGCCGTGTACCGGGTGCTGGCCGCCCTGGAGCAGGCCGGGCAGGTGCGGCGCGGCTACTTCGTCGAGCACCTGGGCGGCTCGCAGTTCGCGCTGCCCGGCGCGGTCGACCAGCTGCGCGCGGACGCCCGCCAGCTCGAGCGGCTCGCCGAGCAGTCCGTCCCGGCCGACGCCGACCGGTCCGTCGTGCTGCTCGCCGCGACCGACCCGGCCAACCCGTACGGCGCCGCGCTCGGCTGGCCCGTGCGCCCCGACGCCCCCACCGGCCACCGGCCCGGCCGGAAGGCGGGCGGCGTGGTGGTCCTGGTCGACGGCACGCTCGCGCTCTACCTGGAGCGCGGCGGGCGGACCGTCCTGTCGTTCGCCGAGGACGAGCAGGTGCTCCGGCTCGCCACCGACCGGCTGGCCGAGGCCGTGCGGGACGGGCGGCTGGGCCGGGTGACGCTGGTGCGCGGCGACGGCGAGGAGCTGCTGCACACGACCGGCACCGCGCTGGGCCGGGCGCTGGCGGCGGCCGGGTTCGCGCCGACCCCGCGCGGGCTCCGGCTCCGGGGCGTGCGGTGA
- the recA gene encoding recombinase RecA, whose translation MPAPQDREKALEAALSQIDRQFGKGSIMRLGDDGRAPVEVIPTGSVALDVALGIGGLPKGRIVEIYGPESSGKTTVALHAVANAQRQGGIAAFIDAEHALDPDYAKKLGVDTDALLVSQPDTGEQALEIMDMLIRSGAIDIIVIDSVAALVPKAEIEGEMGDSHVGLQARLMSQALRKITGALNASGTTAIFINQLREKIGVFFGSPETTTGGKALKFYASVRMDIRRIETLKEGSDAVGNRTRVKVVKNKMAPPFKQAEFDILYGVGISREGGLIDMGVEHGFIRKSGSWFTYEGDQLGQGKENARGFLRDNPDLAAEIEKKILEKLGIGAKVDAPAGAEVKVDF comes from the coding sequence ATGCCCGCTCCCCAGGACCGCGAGAAGGCCCTCGAGGCCGCACTCAGCCAGATCGACCGCCAGTTCGGCAAGGGCTCGATCATGCGCCTCGGCGACGACGGGCGTGCCCCCGTCGAGGTGATCCCCACCGGCTCCGTCGCGCTCGACGTCGCGCTCGGCATCGGCGGCCTGCCCAAGGGCCGCATCGTCGAGATCTATGGCCCGGAGTCCTCCGGCAAGACGACCGTCGCGCTGCACGCCGTCGCGAACGCGCAGCGGCAGGGCGGTATCGCGGCGTTCATCGACGCCGAGCACGCCCTCGACCCGGACTACGCCAAGAAGCTCGGCGTCGACACCGACGCGCTGCTCGTGTCCCAGCCGGACACCGGCGAGCAGGCGCTCGAGATCATGGACATGCTGATCCGCTCCGGCGCGATCGACATCATCGTCATCGACTCCGTCGCGGCGCTCGTGCCCAAGGCCGAGATCGAGGGCGAGATGGGTGACAGCCACGTCGGCCTCCAGGCCCGCCTCATGTCCCAGGCGCTGCGCAAGATCACCGGTGCGCTCAACGCGTCCGGCACCACCGCGATCTTCATCAACCAGCTGCGCGAGAAGATCGGCGTGTTCTTCGGCTCGCCGGAGACCACCACCGGTGGCAAGGCGCTCAAGTTCTACGCGTCCGTGCGCATGGACATCCGCCGCATCGAGACCCTCAAGGAGGGTTCGGACGCCGTCGGCAACCGCACCCGCGTGAAGGTCGTCAAGAACAAGATGGCCCCGCCGTTCAAGCAGGCCGAGTTCGACATCCTGTACGGCGTCGGCATCTCCCGCGAGGGCGGCCTCATCGACATGGGCGTCGAGCACGGGTTCATCCGCAAGTCCGGCTCCTGGTTCACCTACGAGGGCGACCAGCTCGGCCAGGGCAAGGAGAACGCCCGTGGCTTCCTGCGCGACAACCCGGACCTCGCGGCCGAGATCGAGAAGAAGATCCTCGAGAAGCTCGGCATCGGCGCGAAGGTCGACGCGCCCGCGGGCGCGGAGGTGAAGGTCGACTTCTGA
- a CDS encoding DUF3046 domain-containing protein, which yields MRYREFWQLVDEVLGSAHGRALVHELVLPTLGGRTPEQALDAGVEPRDVWHALCDELDIPDARRWGDDRYRQAPPRR from the coding sequence GTGCGGTACCGGGAGTTCTGGCAGCTCGTCGACGAGGTGCTCGGCAGCGCCCACGGCCGGGCGCTCGTGCACGAGCTGGTCCTGCCCACGCTCGGGGGCCGCACGCCCGAGCAGGCGCTGGACGCCGGTGTCGAGCCGCGGGACGTCTGGCACGCGCTGTGCGACGAGCTCGACATCCCGGACGCGCGGCGCTGGGGCGACGACCGGTACCGGCAGGCGCCGCCGCGCCGGTGA
- a CDS encoding alkaline phosphatase family protein codes for MPSDDPPRPRRGWWALTLGDVGDALLGLVTTALGLGVAIALVDGVAATNPGSVLLAALVVAVGDLVLRPPLRVLARVGGAMGALVAGLGAQVLVAWVALSVVPGVEVQNPWAVVQVLVITAFVMAVGRWVWGASDSDYVVGDVLRRARAHARRAGEGGGAVPDERPPGLLVVQLDGVGAPVLAQAADAGLVPTISRWLASGSHRLESWWAQAPSTTPASQAGLLHGAADAICSFRWWDREAGRLVVTNHPDDAALVERRMSDGRGLLADGGAAVATMFSGDADRQLLVMSQARRGIGPGTSYLRFFASPFVLARAVTLTVGEMVKELYQGRRQRVRGVEPRVARRGWYVVLRGVTNVLLRDLATSLVAEQLVRGAPVVFVDLVDYDEIAHHAGPTRPESLRALEGLDGVLDTLVRVAEAAPRDYRVVVLSDHGQSLGPTFAQVSGQPLVDVVRRLMAEPGVDAVQAGTDEEWGPLNAFLSSAAARRGPDRSMVLGPQGKDRRDDEPGAAPPPDVAVTGSGNLGMVFFPQAERRLVLEEIEERWPGLVRGLAATPGIGLVLVDTAARGLMAVGPGGVAWLEVDGTDGAEPVDGHDPVARYGSRAAEDLRRLGRLGNVGDLVLLSEVSPAGHVHAFEGQVGSHGGLGGAQNLAVLVHPAELALDDDLLEDVGGARMPVGADRVHEQLVRWAAGLGLRGASAGGARAGADPAGEADAEAGADAGADAAADAVPGRDGAA; via the coding sequence GTGCCGTCCGACGACCCGCCCCGCCCGCGTCGCGGCTGGTGGGCGCTCACGCTCGGCGACGTCGGGGACGCCCTGCTGGGCCTGGTGACGACGGCCCTCGGGCTGGGCGTGGCCATCGCGCTCGTCGACGGCGTGGCGGCGACGAACCCCGGCTCCGTCCTCCTCGCTGCGCTGGTCGTCGCCGTCGGGGACCTGGTGCTGCGGCCGCCGCTGCGCGTGCTCGCGCGGGTGGGCGGGGCGATGGGGGCGCTGGTCGCCGGGCTTGGCGCGCAGGTGCTCGTCGCGTGGGTGGCGCTGTCGGTGGTCCCCGGCGTCGAGGTGCAGAACCCGTGGGCCGTCGTCCAGGTGCTCGTCATCACGGCCTTCGTCATGGCCGTGGGGCGGTGGGTGTGGGGCGCGTCGGACTCCGACTACGTGGTCGGCGACGTGCTGCGCCGTGCCCGGGCGCACGCCCGGCGGGCCGGCGAGGGCGGCGGTGCCGTGCCGGACGAGCGGCCGCCCGGGCTGCTCGTCGTGCAGCTCGACGGGGTCGGCGCGCCGGTGCTCGCGCAGGCGGCGGACGCCGGGCTGGTCCCGACGATCAGCCGCTGGCTGGCGTCGGGCTCGCACCGGCTGGAGTCGTGGTGGGCGCAGGCGCCGTCGACGACCCCGGCCAGCCAGGCGGGTCTGCTGCACGGCGCGGCGGACGCGATCTGCTCGTTCCGGTGGTGGGACCGTGAGGCCGGGCGTCTGGTCGTCACGAACCACCCCGACGACGCCGCGCTCGTGGAACGGCGGATGTCCGACGGGCGGGGGCTGCTCGCCGACGGGGGCGCGGCGGTCGCGACGATGTTCTCCGGGGACGCCGACCGCCAGCTCCTCGTCATGAGCCAGGCGCGGCGGGGGATCGGTCCCGGGACCTCCTACCTGCGGTTCTTCGCGAGCCCGTTCGTCCTCGCGCGCGCGGTCACCCTGACGGTCGGCGAGATGGTCAAGGAGCTCTACCAGGGCCGGCGCCAGCGGGTGCGCGGCGTCGAACCCCGGGTGGCGCGGCGCGGCTGGTACGTGGTGCTGCGCGGCGTGACCAACGTGCTGCTGCGGGACCTCGCGACGTCGCTGGTCGCCGAGCAGCTCGTCCGCGGCGCGCCCGTCGTGTTCGTGGACCTGGTCGACTACGACGAGATCGCGCACCACGCCGGGCCCACGCGGCCGGAGTCGCTGCGCGCGCTCGAGGGGCTGGACGGCGTGCTCGACACCCTCGTGCGGGTCGCCGAGGCCGCGCCCCGGGACTACCGCGTCGTGGTGCTGTCGGACCACGGGCAGTCGCTCGGGCCGACCTTCGCCCAGGTGTCGGGGCAGCCGCTGGTCGACGTCGTCCGGCGGCTCATGGCCGAGCCTGGCGTCGACGCCGTCCAGGCGGGCACCGACGAGGAGTGGGGGCCGCTGAACGCGTTCCTGTCGTCGGCCGCCGCCCGGCGCGGGCCCGACCGGTCGATGGTCCTCGGGCCGCAGGGCAAGGACCGCCGGGACGACGAGCCCGGCGCGGCGCCGCCCCCGGACGTGGCCGTCACCGGGTCGGGGAACCTGGGCATGGTGTTCTTCCCGCAGGCGGAGCGGCGGCTCGTGCTGGAGGAGATCGAGGAGCGCTGGCCCGGCCTCGTCCGCGGGCTCGCGGCGACGCCCGGGATCGGGCTGGTGCTCGTCGACACCGCCGCGCGCGGGCTCATGGCCGTCGGTCCCGGCGGCGTGGCGTGGCTGGAGGTCGACGGCACGGACGGGGCGGAGCCCGTCGACGGGCACGACCCGGTCGCGCGGTACGGCTCGCGGGCGGCGGAGGACCTGCGCCGGCTCGGTCGGCTCGGGAACGTCGGGGACCTCGTGCTGCTGTCCGAGGTGTCGCCCGCGGGGCACGTGCACGCGTTCGAGGGGCAGGTCGGGTCGCACGGCGGGCTGGGCGGGGCGCAGAACCTCGCGGTGCTGGTGCACCCGGCGGAGCTGGCGCTGGACGACGACCTGCTGGAGGACGTCGGCGGGGCGCGGATGCCCGTGGGCGCGGACCGGGTGCACGAGCAGCTGGTGCGGTGGGCGGCCGGGCTCGGGCTGCGCGGGGCGTCGGCGGGGGGTGCCAGGGCGGGTGCGGATCCGGCCGGGGAGGCGGATGCGGAGGCGGGGGCCGACGCGGGGGCGGATGCGGCGGCGGACGCCGTGCCCGGGCGGGACGGCGCGGCGTGA
- a CDS encoding MBL fold metallo-hydrolase, which yields MTAGDPTGAGATLRWLGHATVVLDVGGARIVTDPLLRPHAGLLRRRAPAPDPATWADPSAVLVSHLHHDHAELGSLRMLGDAPVLSARANAHWLAHQGVRGAVGLGAEEWWTVPGTPVRVRPVPAVHGHRPMPHRPNATHGFLVVAPGLRVWFAGDTAPYPHMRRLPELAGGPVDLALVPVGGWGPRLSGGHMDPAQAAAVCEAVGVRWAVPVHWGTLHAPASRRLPPGWMDRGGPAFAHALARRAQVAPVLLAPGEAVHLGASVERV from the coding sequence GTGACCGCGGGCGACCCGACCGGCGCCGGGGCGACGCTGCGCTGGCTGGGGCACGCGACGGTCGTCCTCGACGTCGGAGGCGCGCGGATCGTCACCGACCCGCTGCTGCGCCCGCACGCCGGGCTGCTGCGCCGGCGCGCCCCCGCACCCGACCCCGCGACGTGGGCCGACCCGAGCGCCGTCCTGGTGTCGCACCTGCACCACGACCACGCCGAGCTCGGCTCGCTGCGGATGCTCGGCGACGCCCCGGTGCTGTCCGCCCGCGCCAACGCGCACTGGCTCGCGCACCAGGGTGTGCGGGGGGCCGTCGGGCTCGGGGCGGAGGAGTGGTGGACCGTGCCGGGGACACCGGTGCGGGTGCGCCCCGTTCCGGCCGTGCACGGACACCGGCCGATGCCGCACCGCCCGAACGCCACGCACGGCTTCCTCGTCGTCGCGCCGGGACTGCGGGTGTGGTTCGCGGGGGACACGGCGCCGTACCCGCACATGCGGCGGCTGCCGGAGCTCGCGGGCGGACCGGTCGACCTCGCGCTCGTCCCGGTGGGCGGGTGGGGGCCGCGGCTGTCGGGCGGGCACATGGACCCGGCCCAGGCCGCGGCGGTGTGCGAGGCGGTCGGGGTGCGGTGGGCGGTGCCGGTGCACTGGGGCACGCTGCACGCGCCGGCGTCCCGGCGGCTGCCGCCCGGGTGGATGGACCGGGGCGGTCCGGCGTTCGCGCACGCCCTCGCGCGGCGCGCGCAGGTGGCGCCGGTGCTGCTCGCGCCGGGGGAGGCCGTGCACCTCGGGGCGTCCGTCGAGCGGGTCTGA
- a CDS encoding regulatory protein RecX — MAGSGEVAAVAARLAEIVARRGSGAAGPVPDALAGSAGGDLVPADGLVPADDLVPGDDRAPDDDLEPTAPRRSVGRSGAGRGSRARGGRRAPAAEPPRSGAAASDAEPDPESVARAIALRQLTAAPRSRAQLAEAMARRDVPEAVAERVLDRFTEVGLVDDAAYAEILVRSRHAERKLSRRALAQELRRKGVDHEIAREALEQVDDEDEEQAARALARKKLAATRGLDRDVRLRRAYGALGRKGYGGSLVSRVVREELAAEGAAEDGD, encoded by the coding sequence GTGGCCGGGTCCGGCGAGGTCGCGGCGGTCGCGGCGCGGCTCGCCGAGATCGTGGCGCGGCGCGGGTCGGGTGCTGCAGGGCCGGTTCCCGATGCCCTGGCGGGCTCCGCCGGTGGCGACCTCGTGCCGGCCGACGGCCTCGTCCCGGCCGACGACCTCGTGCCGGGCGACGACCGCGCGCCGGACGACGACCTGGAACCGACCGCCCCTCGCCGATCCGTCGGCCGGTCGGGTGCCGGACGAGGGTCGCGCGCGCGGGGCGGCCGACGCGCCCCGGCCGCCGAGCCGCCCCGATCGGGCGCCGCCGCGTCGGACGCCGAGCCCGACCCCGAGTCCGTCGCCCGCGCGATCGCGCTGCGGCAGCTCACCGCGGCGCCCCGCAGCAGGGCGCAGCTCGCCGAGGCGATGGCCCGGCGGGACGTCCCCGAGGCCGTCGCCGAGCGCGTGCTCGACCGGTTCACCGAGGTCGGGCTCGTCGACGACGCGGCGTACGCGGAGATCCTGGTCCGCAGCCGGCACGCCGAGCGCAAGCTCTCCCGCCGCGCCCTCGCGCAGGAGCTCCGGCGCAAGGGGGTCGACCACGAGATCGCCCGCGAGGCCCTGGAGCAGGTCGACGACGAGGACGAGGAGCAGGCGGCCCGCGCGCTCGCGCGCAAGAAGCTCGCCGCGACCCGAGGGCTCGACCGGGACGTCCGGCTGCGCCGCGCGTACGGCGCCCTCGGTCGCAAGGGCTACGGCGGCTCGCTCGTGTCGCGCGTCGTCCGCGAGGAGCTCGCCGCGGAGGGCGCGGCCGAGGACGGCGACTGA